A single window of Vibrio sp. HB236076 DNA harbors:
- a CDS encoding flavin reductase family protein has translation MIFSTSELTSQQNYRLLNGGVTPRPIAWISTRSADGVDNIAPYSFFSVASCQPPVLMYTQILPRNGKDKDTLTNLKQTGQCIVNIVNEALLEQANLTSAALEAAGSEFDYANIEVCPGTSVDVLAVKASPIRYECTLRDIITVSEQPTGGSVVLLNVESVYVRDDLYHHDLIDQSQTQAVGKLGGDDYAIAPHIVSLTRP, from the coding sequence ATGATTTTTTCAACCAGCGAATTAACCTCACAACAGAATTACCGCTTACTTAATGGTGGGGTCACTCCTAGACCCATCGCTTGGATTAGTACTCGCTCCGCCGATGGCGTCGACAATATTGCCCCTTATTCCTTTTTCTCCGTCGCCAGTTGTCAGCCGCCAGTATTAATGTACACCCAAATTTTGCCGCGCAATGGTAAGGACAAAGACACCCTCACCAATTTAAAACAAACCGGCCAGTGTATTGTCAATATCGTCAATGAGGCGCTTCTCGAACAAGCCAATCTCACCAGCGCAGCCCTTGAAGCTGCCGGTAGCGAATTTGACTACGCCAATATCGAGGTCTGCCCTGGGACAAGTGTTGATGTCTTGGCGGTTAAAGCTTCACCGATTCGCTATGAGTGCACACTGCGTGACATCATTACCGTAAGCGAACAACCCACCGGTGGCTCAGTGGTTTTGTTGAATGTTGAGTCAGTGTACGTAAGAGATGATCTTTATCATCACGATTTGATCGATCAAAGTCAGACACAGGCTGTCGGTAAGTTGGGCGGCGACGATTACGCGATTGCACCTCATATTGTCAGCTTGACCCGCCCATAG
- a CDS encoding isochorismate synthase, which produces MERHDTPQVKLTRGDFHDASFFFSSAKHTLVGQGVKTAVNEVIAFEQLASQAQQLLTSAQTDEQDNPVLFGVIPFDQSFPTKLLIPNHLTFAKRCSTQTEAQISRNPASIISKPSGDHYRQGVSQLVAHFGHSSLDKAVLSRALDVEAKESIDRFALLNNLLSINQTGYTFSVQTGDNTFLLGASPELLIAKQGAQIVSNPLAGSRPKADDEAQNQRLSDDLLATDKDRHEHALVVDEIEKVLSSYCAPLHCPKQPSVIKTNTMLHLSTRLDGQLSDPSTHVLQLASQLHPTPAVCGFPRHEAYQAIKLLEGFDRGYFTGMVGWCDAKGNGEWVVTIRCAEVNERKMRLFAGAGIVNQSNPQAELEETAAKMQTIVNAAGLSISEPLIA; this is translated from the coding sequence ATGGAACGTCACGACACTCCTCAAGTGAAACTCACACGCGGTGATTTTCACGACGCATCTTTTTTCTTTTCCTCTGCCAAGCACACTTTAGTGGGTCAGGGAGTGAAAACCGCCGTCAACGAGGTCATTGCTTTTGAACAGTTAGCCAGCCAAGCGCAACAACTGCTAACATCGGCCCAAACCGATGAACAAGACAACCCGGTTTTATTTGGCGTGATTCCTTTTGATCAATCCTTTCCTACTAAGCTTTTGATCCCTAACCATTTAACATTCGCCAAACGATGCTCGACACAAACCGAAGCACAAATCAGCCGTAACCCGGCCAGTATTATTTCCAAGCCCAGCGGCGATCACTACCGCCAAGGCGTCAGCCAATTAGTGGCACACTTTGGCCATTCATCACTTGATAAAGCGGTGCTATCTCGAGCGCTCGACGTCGAAGCAAAAGAGAGCATCGACCGTTTTGCTCTGCTCAATAATTTATTGTCCATTAACCAAACCGGCTATACGTTTAGTGTGCAAACCGGCGACAACACTTTTTTACTCGGTGCCAGTCCCGAACTCTTGATTGCCAAACAAGGCGCTCAGATCGTCTCTAATCCCTTGGCAGGTTCACGTCCTAAAGCGGATGATGAGGCACAAAATCAACGTTTAAGTGACGATCTACTCGCCACCGACAAAGATCGACATGAACACGCCTTGGTGGTCGATGAAATAGAAAAAGTCCTCAGCTCTTATTGCGCTCCTCTTCATTGCCCTAAGCAGCCCAGTGTCATTAAAACCAACACTATGCTGCATTTGTCGACTCGCTTAGACGGTCAATTGTCCGATCCTTCGACACATGTACTGCAACTGGCCAGTCAACTTCACCCCACCCCAGCAGTATGTGGTTTCCCTAGACACGAAGCCTATCAAGCGATCAAATTACTCGAAGGGTTCGACCGGGGTTACTTTACCGGTATGGTCGGATGGTGTGATGCCAAAGGCAATGGCGAATGGGTGGTAACAATTCGCTGTGCTGAGGTTAATGAACGGAAAATGAGGCTCTTTGCCGGAGCAGGTATTGTCAATCAGTCAAATCCACAAGCTGAATTAGAAGAAACCGCGGCCAAAATGCAGACCATAGTCAACGCGGCAGGCTTGTCTATCAGTGAACCTTTAATTGCTTGA
- a CDS encoding ABC transporter permease, whose protein sequence is MLKVEPRRESGKLMSWLSPFIAITFTMLVSSVMFSLLGVDPLRAFEVFLIMPLSDSYNLGELMVKAAPLMLCATGLAICYRANIWNIGAEGQLLIGAVVCSYFAVQASEDSAWFTSGLILLSGVIAGAFWAAIPTVLERYFNTNMILSTIMLNYVGLYTLLWAVHGPLADPQGFGFPESTMFADAILLPLIGDEGRASISIIIAIVIALIAGVTLFNTLPGFVLRVYGEEKAAARYAGFSSNKVVWGVMLFAGALAGLAGAAEVMGPIGQLIPSVSPGYGYAAIIVAYLGRLNPFGIILSALFMGCLYMGSDLAQIELGVPTAITGLFQGVLLFFMLAADFLIHYKISFASSSASHASLLTDTQSPVQGVDTDLTSDAGSNK, encoded by the coding sequence ATGCTTAAGGTCGAGCCTCGTCGAGAAAGCGGCAAACTGATGTCTTGGCTCTCTCCATTCATTGCGATCACTTTTACCATGCTGGTGTCTAGCGTGATGTTTTCCTTGTTGGGCGTTGATCCGTTGCGCGCATTTGAGGTGTTTCTCATCATGCCACTCAGTGACAGTTACAACTTAGGTGAGTTGATGGTCAAAGCCGCGCCTTTGATGTTGTGTGCTACCGGATTGGCCATTTGTTATCGAGCGAATATTTGGAATATTGGCGCAGAAGGTCAACTACTGATTGGGGCGGTGGTATGCAGTTACTTTGCCGTCCAAGCCAGCGAGGATAGCGCTTGGTTCACGTCGGGGCTGATCCTTTTGTCTGGCGTGATTGCCGGCGCATTTTGGGCAGCGATTCCGACCGTCTTAGAACGCTACTTTAACACCAATATGATCCTTTCTACCATCATGCTCAATTACGTCGGCCTCTATACGTTACTGTGGGCGGTACACGGCCCCTTGGCGGATCCTCAAGGTTTTGGCTTCCCTGAGTCTACCATGTTTGCCGATGCCATCTTGCTGCCTCTTATTGGTGATGAAGGCCGTGCTTCAATCAGTATCATCATTGCCATTGTGATCGCTTTAATTGCCGGTGTTACGCTGTTTAACACCCTACCAGGCTTTGTACTTCGCGTTTATGGCGAAGAAAAAGCCGCCGCGAGATATGCGGGGTTTAGCAGTAATAAAGTGGTGTGGGGAGTGATGTTATTTGCTGGTGCACTCGCGGGCTTGGCCGGTGCGGCTGAAGTGATGGGGCCGATCGGTCAGCTGATCCCTTCTGTCTCGCCCGGTTATGGGTACGCTGCCATTATTGTCGCTTATTTAGGCCGCTTAAACCCCTTTGGTATTATTCTCTCAGCACTGTTTATGGGCTGTTTGTACATGGGCAGTGATCTCGCCCAGATAGAACTCGGCGTGCCGACGGCGATCACCGGGTTATTTCAAGGGGTGTTACTGTTTTTTATGCTCGCCGCAGACTTTTTAATTCACTATAAAATTTCGTTTGCGAGTTCGTCTGCTTCACACGCCTCTCTTTTAACCGATACTCAGTCCCCAGTCCAGGGAGTGGACACCGACTTAACGTCAGATGCTGGCAGCAACAAATAA
- a CDS encoding (2,3-dihydroxybenzoyl)adenylate synthase produces MQDYRDFTPWPTSLATRYRQLGFWQDKTLVDHFRQTASQCGEQVAMIDAKRQLTYQQAIDEIERLAAGFRAHGIGANDNVIVQLPNCVEFYLSFYALLQIGARPIMALPAHRQRELSFFCQHADVKAMVITEEAAGFDYLSLAKQLLDNQPSLEHVFVCQPQQELPVPYMGVHNFGDLYQHGRTDNQDGQADHIAFFQLSGGTTGTPKLIPRTHNDYAYSVQASVDVCQWHTGTRYLCVLPAAHNYPLSSPGALGVFSVGGCVVLSQDASANTAFSLIEQYRITDCALVPSIALLWLEAQKRNQCDLSSLSLIQVGGQKLSANVAAQIPQAFACQLQQVFGMAEGLVNYTRLDDPLETIIHTQGRAMSSADEVRVVDEQGNDVPLGQEGYLITQGPYTIRGYYRAPEHNQRAFTDDGFYRTGDLVKMDAAGNLMVTGRDKDQINRGGEKIAAEEIENYLLAHPAIFDAALVAIADPYLGERSLAVVVLKEGQTLSAIGVKRCVRDMGVADYKIPDKVVFCDALPMTPVGKVDKKALRTQFAPNAHQAATPVE; encoded by the coding sequence ATGCAAGATTATCGAGATTTTACGCCATGGCCAACGTCGCTCGCGACGCGTTATCGTCAACTGGGTTTTTGGCAAGATAAAACCTTAGTCGATCACTTCAGACAAACCGCCAGTCAGTGCGGCGAACAGGTCGCCATGATCGATGCAAAGCGACAGCTGACTTACCAACAAGCGATCGATGAAATTGAACGTCTCGCTGCCGGTTTTCGCGCCCACGGCATTGGCGCCAATGATAATGTGATAGTGCAACTGCCCAACTGCGTCGAGTTTTATCTGTCTTTTTACGCATTACTGCAGATCGGAGCACGGCCCATTATGGCCTTACCCGCCCATCGCCAACGCGAGTTGAGTTTTTTCTGCCAACACGCCGACGTCAAGGCCATGGTGATAACAGAAGAAGCGGCGGGCTTTGATTATTTATCCCTGGCCAAACAACTGCTCGACAACCAACCAAGTCTTGAGCATGTATTTGTTTGTCAGCCACAACAAGAATTGCCAGTGCCTTATATGGGTGTCCACAACTTTGGTGATCTTTACCAGCACGGACGCACTGACAATCAAGACGGTCAAGCCGATCATATCGCCTTTTTCCAACTGTCTGGCGGGACCACTGGCACACCAAAATTGATCCCACGTACCCACAATGATTATGCCTACAGTGTCCAAGCCAGTGTTGATGTCTGCCAATGGCATACCGGTACCCGCTATTTATGTGTGCTACCCGCGGCTCATAATTACCCGCTGAGTTCGCCGGGTGCCCTCGGGGTGTTCTCTGTTGGTGGTTGCGTGGTGCTCAGTCAAGATGCCTCAGCAAACACCGCCTTTTCCCTCATTGAGCAGTATCGGATCACCGATTGTGCGCTCGTGCCCTCTATCGCTTTGTTATGGCTTGAAGCCCAAAAGCGCAACCAATGCGATCTTAGCAGCCTGTCGTTAATTCAAGTTGGCGGTCAAAAGCTCAGTGCCAATGTCGCTGCACAAATCCCACAAGCCTTTGCTTGCCAACTGCAACAAGTGTTCGGGATGGCGGAGGGCTTAGTCAATTACACCCGACTTGACGACCCGCTCGAGACCATTATTCATACTCAAGGCCGAGCCATGTCATCCGCCGATGAAGTGCGGGTCGTTGATGAACAAGGAAACGATGTACCGCTTGGCCAAGAAGGGTATTTGATCACACAAGGCCCTTATACTATTCGCGGCTATTACCGAGCCCCCGAGCACAACCAACGCGCTTTCACTGACGATGGGTTTTACCGGACCGGCGATTTGGTCAAGATGGATGCCGCTGGCAATTTGATGGTGACTGGGCGAGATAAAGATCAAATTAATCGCGGTGGTGAAAAGATTGCCGCAGAAGAGATTGAAAATTACCTTCTCGCCCACCCCGCTATTTTTGATGCCGCACTCGTCGCTATCGCAGACCCGTATCTCGGTGAGCGCAGTTTGGCTGTGGTAGTGTTAAAAGAAGGTCAAACGCTGTCGGCCATTGGCGTAAAACGTTGCGTTCGCGATATGGGGGTCGCCGATTACAAGATCCCGGATAAAGTGGTTTTTTGCGATGCGTTGCCGATGACTCCGGTCGGAAAAGTAGACAAAAAAGCGCTGCGGACTCAATTTGCGCCAAACGCTCATCAAGCCGCCACCCCTGTCGAATAA
- a CDS encoding AMP-binding protein → MTITLSPLQMAYWSGRQATGIAAHFYTEWRIQDLDLTALKRSVMHLYLMHPCLRLSISSQGQAQVMPFSPEHWHRLHIIDGQHWSDSEVAAQIAHIRHQKMHQTLALEQGQAVEFTVTLLPNGQAQFHLDVEMLAVDGSSVCRLMTQLAERYTYPLRQPPQEDNTLSVLSESHSHRQSTKAYQQAQNWWQQQLNNIAPAPELPEPVNQGKHDLGHTERWSTMLDPHRLRALEQLANQHQVTMSTLCLTMFQLLLSHQCQQPRLRLMVPSFYRPWAVNGDQPAIGDFSDVSVFSGHTQSSLTLLEHVKCNAETVAELLSHRAYSGVEVMRDLSRYRGTVAQAPVVFTSGWSEQDTLFTKRVQEVFGGMQWASSQGAYVFLDAQFAPCQQGLLINWDVRLDRVERQWVEASFTAMASLLNTLASEPSYWQQPWQTVCQHLFPSAQGDKIRTEPPTSRQEEDPALLRTPFTGLQQTYLLGREASTSLGGVAMHDTRLYRGNWDSTRWQTNLALAIEQCPMLRKRIDLESRTQMIVEGQGRASEWIATNSQCIDLRSSSRQEALSEVEAYYQKHRQTCHDLNGFPWFMTLWLLPQDPQDPGAYQHVVMSRFDALLVDGHGISAFMQQFFSAQPHFPNAQAGLSQSPSPVEQQDDELRQRAKSFWQQQSMSKDASPKLPWLQPLDGIVEAKFERCERVIERSQYRQLCRESAKSHCFINSTLTWAATYSLLSWQQGEALRVGLPIAFPKSEQVWDNQSSFIALEIPRQEQVSVAEQVKRLQGQIAQGVEHRDYSGIDLARDIVGRTGEALPLPVVITNGLGWPQVNKADGMHLQQSCTQTPQIALDIRFTLTQEGDLVLAADYVTQALDTGWVECFLDLCQTILEHLAKPDGECWQQPFCRASLVDPIAPPLPHNANEYDFLGRIAKRLQAKGEETLCYYQNKAYSAHWFYQHVSALMSYWQYSGIRRGDVVAIALPKGPQHLAVIISCALSGLVWVPIDTLSPLSRRRYLLSHCQAKTIVGEGALDGFDIKRFEEIIECGQKQPLSPWPSAQTLARLSHQTVPSYYLYTSGTTGQPKCVVLNNRATANVLGQTLSQWQVTSNDCLLSVTPWHHDMSLFDTLGMMSCGGEIVVPSPEEEKDALAWAALVERYSVSLWCSVPAILEMLLSCAELDSLKGLRLIAQGGDYIKPNVINGLREKFPRMQWYSLGGPTETTVWSIWHQLQPKDVQVIPYGKALAGNNYYILDANLQPCLPYQVGRMYCAGVNLANGYLQQGELVQHDFVELPLANGHTLRAYQTSDQGFVDNDGKIIFAGRLNGYIKVRGVRVSLPDIEKSLMETNRFVDLVALPLTRNDGDTEIGVAFIGRDADLKQSQARQIAGQVLPVSHHPRVWLKCERFPLSANGKVDRRELTRRIEQATWQSHPTTSLCEKEHATASERELDRVARQLIALYQQVSQRKSMTCRQTMSLIHTGVQANDLIDIQQKIHQQFGQKVPMTVLISCRYAHDLAKRLVTISRT, encoded by the coding sequence ATGACAATCACTCTTTCCCCTTTACAAATGGCCTATTGGTCTGGTCGACAGGCAACGGGTATTGCGGCGCACTTTTACACCGAATGGCGCATTCAAGACCTAGACCTCACCGCCCTTAAGCGTTCGGTAATGCACTTATATCTCATGCATCCGTGTTTGCGGTTGTCGATCAGTTCACAAGGGCAGGCCCAAGTGATGCCTTTCTCTCCCGAGCATTGGCATCGGTTACACATCATCGACGGTCAGCATTGGTCAGACAGTGAAGTAGCGGCACAAATCGCGCACATTCGCCACCAAAAAATGCATCAGACATTAGCGCTTGAACAAGGGCAGGCTGTCGAGTTTACGGTCACCTTGCTGCCCAATGGCCAAGCGCAATTTCATCTCGATGTTGAAATGCTGGCGGTCGATGGCAGCAGTGTTTGCCGTTTAATGACGCAATTGGCCGAGCGGTATACTTACCCACTTAGACAACCCCCTCAAGAAGATAACACCTTGTCGGTTCTTTCTGAGTCTCATTCACACCGCCAAAGTACTAAAGCCTATCAACAGGCTCAGAATTGGTGGCAGCAACAGCTGAACAACATTGCTCCTGCCCCTGAGCTTCCTGAGCCAGTCAATCAAGGTAAGCACGACCTTGGTCATACTGAACGATGGTCAACCATGCTTGATCCCCATCGCTTACGCGCCCTAGAGCAGCTGGCTAATCAACACCAAGTGACCATGTCAACCTTGTGCCTGACTATGTTCCAATTGCTGTTAAGCCACCAATGTCAGCAGCCTCGTCTTCGCTTGATGGTGCCCAGTTTTTATCGCCCTTGGGCAGTGAATGGTGATCAACCAGCCATTGGCGATTTTTCTGACGTGAGTGTGTTTTCCGGCCATACTCAATCGTCACTGACTTTACTTGAGCATGTTAAATGCAACGCTGAAACGGTGGCCGAACTGTTATCACATCGCGCCTATTCTGGCGTTGAAGTGATGCGCGACTTGTCTCGTTATCGCGGGACCGTCGCACAGGCCCCGGTGGTTTTTACCTCTGGATGGAGCGAACAAGACACCTTGTTTACCAAGCGAGTTCAAGAGGTCTTTGGTGGCATGCAATGGGCCTCGTCACAAGGGGCTTATGTTTTTCTTGATGCACAATTTGCACCTTGTCAGCAAGGACTGCTGATCAACTGGGACGTACGACTTGACAGGGTTGAACGCCAATGGGTTGAAGCCAGTTTTACGGCGATGGCCTCACTGCTCAATACCTTGGCATCAGAGCCGAGCTATTGGCAGCAGCCTTGGCAAACCGTTTGTCAGCATCTTTTTCCATCCGCTCAAGGCGATAAGATTCGAACAGAGCCCCCCACATCGAGACAGGAGGAAGACCCTGCCTTATTGCGTACCCCTTTTACGGGGTTGCAGCAAACTTATCTTTTGGGCCGAGAAGCGAGCACATCACTTGGCGGGGTTGCAATGCATGATACTCGCCTATACCGAGGAAATTGGGATAGTACGCGTTGGCAAACTAACCTTGCTCTAGCCATTGAACAATGTCCGATGCTACGTAAACGCATTGATCTTGAAAGCCGGACACAAATGATTGTTGAAGGACAAGGCCGAGCGAGCGAGTGGATAGCAACCAACAGCCAGTGTATCGATCTGCGCTCATCAAGTCGCCAAGAGGCGCTTAGTGAAGTCGAAGCCTATTATCAGAAACATCGGCAAACCTGTCACGACCTTAACGGTTTTCCTTGGTTTATGACCTTATGGCTATTGCCCCAAGACCCACAGGACCCTGGTGCTTATCAACATGTCGTCATGAGTCGTTTTGATGCGCTATTGGTCGACGGGCATGGTATTTCCGCCTTCATGCAGCAGTTTTTTTCAGCACAGCCACACTTTCCCAATGCACAAGCCGGTCTTAGCCAGTCGCCTTCGCCAGTAGAACAACAGGATGATGAGCTTCGTCAACGTGCAAAATCTTTTTGGCAACAACAGAGTATGAGCAAAGACGCCTCCCCCAAACTGCCTTGGTTACAGCCTCTTGATGGGATAGTCGAAGCCAAATTTGAACGTTGTGAACGAGTGATTGAGCGCTCGCAGTACCGTCAACTTTGTCGTGAGTCAGCCAAGTCGCACTGTTTTATTAATAGTACGCTAACGTGGGCCGCGACATACAGTTTACTGTCGTGGCAGCAAGGGGAGGCGCTACGCGTTGGTTTGCCGATAGCTTTTCCGAAATCAGAGCAAGTTTGGGATAATCAATCCTCCTTTATCGCCTTGGAAATACCGCGGCAAGAGCAAGTCAGTGTGGCTGAGCAAGTGAAGCGACTGCAAGGACAAATCGCACAGGGGGTTGAGCATCGCGATTATTCCGGGATCGATTTAGCGAGGGACATCGTGGGGAGAACTGGGGAGGCCTTGCCGCTACCTGTTGTGATCACCAACGGTTTGGGGTGGCCGCAAGTCAACAAAGCCGATGGAATGCATTTACAGCAAAGTTGTACCCAAACCCCACAAATTGCGCTTGATATTCGCTTTACTCTCACTCAAGAAGGCGATTTAGTACTGGCAGCGGATTACGTCACTCAGGCGCTTGACACCGGTTGGGTCGAGTGTTTCCTTGACCTCTGCCAAACGATACTTGAACACTTAGCCAAACCCGATGGTGAATGTTGGCAGCAACCGTTTTGCCGTGCGTCCTTGGTTGACCCGATTGCGCCCCCTTTGCCGCACAACGCCAATGAGTATGACTTTTTAGGTCGCATTGCCAAACGACTGCAAGCGAAAGGGGAGGAGACGCTTTGTTATTATCAGAATAAGGCCTACAGCGCGCACTGGTTCTACCAACACGTCAGTGCCTTGATGAGTTATTGGCAATACAGCGGTATTCGTCGCGGTGATGTGGTGGCTATTGCATTGCCCAAGGGGCCTCAACACCTAGCCGTGATCATAAGCTGTGCACTTAGCGGACTGGTTTGGGTGCCTATTGATACACTCAGTCCGTTGTCACGGCGCCGCTATTTGCTCAGTCACTGTCAAGCCAAGACCATTGTCGGTGAGGGGGCTCTGGACGGTTTTGACATTAAACGCTTCGAAGAGATCATCGAATGCGGACAAAAGCAACCGCTAAGCCCGTGGCCAAGTGCACAAACATTAGCGAGACTCAGTCATCAGACTGTCCCCAGTTATTACCTTTATACGTCGGGTACCACTGGGCAGCCCAAATGTGTTGTACTCAATAATCGCGCCACCGCCAATGTATTAGGGCAAACACTCTCTCAATGGCAAGTCACCAGCAATGATTGCTTGTTATCTGTCACGCCTTGGCATCACGATATGTCGCTGTTTGATACACTTGGCATGATGTCATGCGGTGGGGAAATCGTCGTGCCTTCACCAGAGGAAGAAAAAGATGCCTTGGCTTGGGCTGCGCTGGTCGAGCGTTATTCCGTCAGTCTTTGGTGCTCTGTCCCTGCGATCCTAGAAATGCTATTGAGCTGTGCAGAGCTTGATTCACTGAAGGGGCTTCGTTTAATTGCCCAAGGTGGGGATTATATCAAGCCGAATGTTATCAATGGGTTAAGAGAAAAGTTTCCTAGAATGCAGTGGTATTCTTTGGGCGGACCTACCGAAACCACCGTCTGGAGTATTTGGCATCAATTGCAGCCTAAAGATGTGCAGGTGATTCCATATGGCAAAGCGCTGGCGGGAAATAACTATTATATTTTGGACGCGAACTTACAACCCTGCTTACCTTATCAGGTTGGTCGTATGTATTGTGCAGGCGTTAATTTGGCCAATGGTTACCTCCAACAAGGTGAGCTGGTGCAACACGATTTCGTTGAGTTACCGCTTGCAAATGGACACACACTGCGTGCTTATCAAACCAGCGACCAAGGCTTTGTCGACAACGATGGCAAGATTATTTTCGCTGGTCGATTAAATGGCTACATCAAGGTGCGTGGCGTGAGAGTCTCCCTACCCGATATTGAAAAAAGCCTTATGGAGACCAATCGGTTTGTGGACCTTGTTGCTTTGCCACTGACACGCAATGACGGCGATACTGAAATCGGTGTCGCTTTTATTGGGCGAGACGCTGATCTAAAGCAGTCACAGGCCAGACAAATCGCAGGGCAAGTGTTACCTGTGTCTCATCATCCTCGAGTGTGGTTGAAGTGTGAGCGCTTTCCTTTGTCCGCCAATGGCAAAGTCGACCGCCGTGAGCTTACGCGTCGTATCGAGCAAGCAACGTGGCAATCTCACCCTACGACGAGTTTGTGTGAAAAGGAGCATGCAACAGCTTCTGAGCGCGAGTTGGATAGGGTAGCGCGTCAATTGATCGCCTTGTATCAACAAGTCTCGCAAAGGAAAAGTATGACCTGTCGACAAACGATGAGCTTAATCCATACCGGAGTACAAGCGAATGATTTAATCGATATCCAGCAAAAGATCCACCAACAGTTTGGACAAAAAGTGCCGATGACAGTACTGATCTCATGTCGTTATGCCCATGATTTAGCCAAGCGGCTGGTAACCATATCCAGGACATAA
- a CDS encoding ABC transporter permease produces the protein MDIELIQQILIAALKTGTPLLLIALGELVTEKSGVLNLGQEGMVLMGAMAGFTGAYYSGSLLLGVTFAILAGMAMALLFGILALSLNTSQVATGLALTIFGVGLSSFLGESLVGSTVAGFSTFAIPLLSDIPFLGMLLFHQDVLIYASFVLAGLTWWVLHKTRVGLTVRAVGENPYSANALGIKVIRIRFLATLFGGAMAGLAGAYLSLSYTPMWMENMSAGRGWIALALVVFASWRVGYLMLGAYLFGVASILHLVVQGFGFDISPNLLAMMPYLATLVVMVLISSDAMKQKLSTPMSLSKPFDPKLH, from the coding sequence ATGGATATAGAACTGATACAACAAATTTTGATCGCGGCATTGAAGACAGGCACTCCCTTGTTGTTGATTGCGTTGGGCGAATTGGTGACCGAAAAATCGGGTGTGCTCAACTTAGGCCAAGAAGGCATGGTATTGATGGGGGCGATGGCGGGCTTTACCGGGGCCTATTACTCAGGGAGTTTGTTGCTCGGTGTCACCTTTGCGATCCTCGCCGGTATGGCAATGGCATTGTTGTTTGGCATTTTGGCGCTGAGTTTAAATACCAGTCAAGTGGCGACCGGGTTGGCGCTCACCATTTTTGGCGTTGGATTGAGCTCATTTTTAGGGGAGAGTTTAGTGGGATCAACCGTGGCAGGGTTCTCAACCTTTGCCATTCCATTACTCAGTGACATCCCTTTTTTGGGTATGCTGCTGTTTCATCAAGACGTGCTCATTTATGCTAGCTTTGTGCTCGCAGGCCTGACGTGGTGGGTCTTGCACAAAACCCGAGTGGGATTAACCGTCAGAGCGGTGGGTGAAAATCCGTATTCCGCTAACGCATTGGGTATTAAGGTGATAAGAATTCGTTTTCTCGCCACCCTGTTTGGCGGGGCGATGGCAGGGTTAGCCGGTGCTTATTTATCCTTATCTTACACCCCGATGTGGATGGAAAATATGAGTGCAGGGCGTGGTTGGATCGCCTTGGCCCTGGTGGTGTTTGCTTCTTGGCGAGTTGGGTATTTAATGCTCGGGGCGTATTTGTTCGGTGTTGCCTCTATTTTGCATTTGGTGGTACAAGGCTTTGGCTTTGATATTTCACCCAATTTACTGGCGATGATGCCATACCTCGCGACTCTCGTGGTGATGGTGTTGATCAGCTCCGATGCGATGAAGCAAAAGCTCTCGACGCCAATGAGTTTATCTAAGCCGTTTGATCCCAAACTGCATTGA
- a CDS encoding 2,3-dihydro-2,3-dihydroxybenzoate dehydrogenase, with the protein MSERVVLVTGCAQGIGFAVMEALLQQGKRVIATDKNIELLKENSAHLSEQYPHHLRCDALDLSQMEQIEAQIEQWQQDGGQITELVSCAGILHLGPLHQMTLSEVKHTFEVNTFGTLALMQAIAYQMPHDQKPAMVIIGSNAANTPRPNMGAYGASKAALHMMVKCFAIELAEQGIRCNIVSPGSTLTKMQKQLWNDQYGEQQVIEGDSRTYRLGIPLQKLATPEEIAQSVLFLLSPAASHITMHDLRVDGGATLDN; encoded by the coding sequence ATGAGTGAACGAGTTGTTCTGGTAACAGGGTGTGCCCAAGGGATCGGATTTGCGGTAATGGAAGCCTTATTACAGCAGGGTAAAAGAGTGATCGCGACCGATAAGAACATCGAGTTATTAAAAGAAAACAGCGCGCATTTGAGTGAACAATACCCACACCATTTACGTTGTGATGCGTTAGATTTGAGTCAAATGGAGCAAATCGAAGCGCAGATAGAACAGTGGCAACAAGACGGTGGTCAAATTACAGAGCTGGTGAGTTGCGCGGGTATTTTACACTTAGGACCACTTCATCAAATGACGTTGAGTGAAGTCAAACACACGTTTGAAGTCAATACCTTTGGCACTTTAGCACTGATGCAAGCGATCGCTTATCAGATGCCACATGACCAAAAGCCAGCCATGGTGATTATCGGCTCGAATGCGGCGAATACCCCAAGGCCCAATATGGGGGCGTACGGTGCGTCGAAAGCCGCTTTGCATATGATGGTCAAGTGCTTTGCTATCGAACTGGCTGAGCAAGGGATTCGCTGCAATATTGTCAGCCCAGGTTCCACTCTGACGAAGATGCAAAAACAGCTGTGGAATGATCAGTATGGCGAGCAACAAGTGATTGAGGGCGATAGTCGTACTTACCGATTAGGTATTCCACTGCAAAAACTGGCAACCCCAGAAGAAATCGCCCAAAGCGTGCTATTTTTACTGTCACCTGCTGCCAGTCACATCACGATGCACGACCTGCGGGTCGACGGCGGCGCAACCCTGGACAATTGA